A region of Allocoleopsis franciscana PCC 7113 DNA encodes the following proteins:
- a CDS encoding S-layer homology domain-containing protein, giving the protein MRKARCTGRFYQVSKNLRLWAHILISSILSSTMLSAVAGVANPTPPSPPKTTAKASSGGSLGQSLLKNMLGAEALRPQAPDQGSTVPNQSQPTTVSVGQQQPARATAMQLAQYRTFPDVQGHWAQTFIETLAERGVILGFPDGTFRPDDPVTRAQFAAMIRKAFPRAAERPGTQFVDVPSNYWGFEAIQTAYRTGFLEGYPNSIFLPEQNIPRVQVLVSLVTGLDLSPPTQVASVLNSSFQDAAQIPDFARPKVAAATLNQLVVNYPNVALLNPNINATRADVAAFIYQALVKEGTLPPVNPSDMASRYIIGYQPPVATQPSPPPQNDLAALRQQYRLPEPPVSTITRRLFGGGTSISTPTGFGAQWRDAFVGFGYQERTRFTNTDDGAVTAGFGLGDARKLVAAEVAVTSYSTLRQGFGENGGVSFKVHRTFTNETGGDLAVAVGVENAIDWGNNDAGKSVYGVVTKVLPLTQDPTDPLSALTVSLGLGGGRFRSEEKVNNREGGTNVFGSVALKVAEPVNLIAEWTGQDLNLGASIYPIRGVPLVITPAAADVTGNAGDGVRFILGVGYGIRF; this is encoded by the coding sequence ATGAGGAAAGCCAGATGCACGGGTCGTTTCTATCAAGTCAGCAAAAATCTACGCCTTTGGGCGCATATCTTAATCAGCTCTATCTTAAGCAGTACTATGCTATCCGCTGTGGCGGGTGTTGCCAATCCCACACCGCCCTCTCCTCCTAAAACGACAGCTAAGGCTTCTTCTGGTGGTTCTTTGGGTCAATCTCTCCTGAAAAATATGCTGGGAGCCGAGGCTCTTCGTCCCCAAGCTCCAGATCAGGGGAGCACTGTGCCCAACCAGAGCCAGCCCACCACCGTCAGTGTAGGGCAACAACAACCGGCAAGAGCAACCGCCATGCAACTGGCTCAGTACAGAACCTTTCCTGATGTTCAAGGTCACTGGGCACAGACATTTATTGAAACCCTAGCAGAACGGGGTGTGATTCTGGGTTTTCCCGATGGAACATTCCGACCCGATGACCCAGTAACCCGCGCTCAGTTTGCGGCAATGATTCGTAAGGCGTTTCCCCGAGCGGCTGAACGCCCAGGCACTCAGTTTGTGGATGTCCCTAGCAATTACTGGGGATTCGAGGCAATTCAAACGGCTTATCGCACAGGATTTCTGGAAGGATACCCCAACAGTATCTTCCTGCCTGAACAAAATATTCCTCGCGTTCAGGTGTTAGTCTCTCTGGTGACTGGACTGGATCTGTCTCCACCTACCCAAGTCGCCTCCGTCTTAAACAGTAGCTTTCAAGACGCTGCACAAATTCCTGATTTTGCCCGTCCTAAGGTGGCGGCGGCAACATTGAATCAACTGGTGGTTAACTACCCAAATGTTGCTCTCTTAAATCCCAACATCAACGCCACTCGCGCCGACGTAGCGGCCTTTATCTATCAGGCTTTAGTGAAAGAGGGTACTCTGCCACCCGTTAATCCTTCGGATATGGCATCACGCTATATCATTGGCTACCAACCCCCCGTTGCAACACAGCCTTCTCCCCCGCCCCAAAATGATCTGGCGGCTTTGAGACAACAGTATCGCCTTCCAGAACCGCCTGTTTCGACCATCACTCGGCGACTATTTGGCGGCGGCACCAGTATTAGTACACCCACAGGGTTTGGCGCTCAATGGCGTGATGCTTTTGTGGGCTTTGGCTATCAAGAACGAACCCGCTTTACGAATACTGATGATGGTGCCGTTACCGCAGGTTTTGGTTTAGGGGATGCCAGAAAGCTAGTGGCGGCTGAAGTCGCGGTCACCTCTTATTCTACCCTCCGGCAAGGTTTTGGGGAAAATGGTGGCGTGAGTTTTAAGGTACACCGCACCTTTACCAATGAGACGGGCGGTGACTTAGCCGTTGCCGTTGGTGTTGAGAATGCGATTGATTGGGGGAATAACGATGCAGGCAAGAGTGTTTACGGGGTTGTCACTAAAGTCCTTCCCCTAACTCAAGACCCCACTGATCCCTTAAGCGCGCTCACGGTTTCCCTCGGCTTAGGTGGGGGTCGTTTCCGTTCAGAAGAGAAGGTTAACAATCGAGAAGGCGGGACCAATGTGTTTGGTAGTGTAGCTCTAAAAGTGGCTGAACCCGTTAACCTGATTGCCGAATGGACGGGTCAAGATTTGAATTTGGGAGCCTCGATTTATCCCATTCGTGGTGTGCCCCTCGTGATTACCCCGGCGGCGGCTGATGTGACAGGTAATGCTGGAGATGGTGTCCGGTTCATTCTCGGTGTTGGTTACGGCATCCGGTTTTAA
- a CDS encoding polysaccharide biosynthesis/export family protein: MSPKRPFEMFCRIGMTGSGMRKRLNPPIAGLTLITLMATAVPAPSHAQLPTLPAPRDSQTSPSPNPNNVPFPPASALEGSPIPSFSTPPSSPEAPPPPAGSRPSGFSNLPPETPYTLGAGDRVRVDVFDVPEYSGEFAVLVDGTLNLPVIGAVTVRGRTLQQASETISQLYARYVRRPLVTVGLLAPRPVTIAVAGEVNRPGTYTAGAQGGAGAGTVAGQFPTVTQAITLAGGITQAAAVGEVKLRRRNSPTTYTINLWALLNQGDISQDVALRDGDTLFIPTVTDVNPTDTRTLADASFANRQAQPINIAIVGEVARPGPYEITGGGAGTGGATGAVTGATTGVAAGGGTAGGPPTITKAIQVAGGITSQADVRSVTIRRPTRSGQSKVIEVNLWEMLRTGDISQDVILQNGDTITIPTATAIDPAEATILAGASISPNTIVVNVVGEVTRAGAIPVPPNTPLNQAILAAGGFNTRAKKSKVDLIRLNPNGSVSKREVEVDLAQGINEEGNPTLRNNDVVVVRRSTVASIGDTLGTVLSPITNFFGFLNLFGF; encoded by the coding sequence GTGAGCCCAAAAAGACCCTTTGAGATGTTTTGTCGAATCGGTATGACAGGTAGTGGTATGAGGAAACGCCTGAATCCACCCATCGCGGGTTTAACCTTGATCACATTGATGGCGACGGCTGTACCCGCTCCTAGCCATGCCCAACTTCCCACCTTACCAGCTCCTAGGGATTCACAAACTTCCCCTTCCCCTAATCCGAACAATGTTCCATTTCCTCCAGCATCTGCGCTTGAGGGTTCCCCAATTCCCTCATTTTCCACGCCTCCCTCATCCCCGGAGGCACCCCCTCCTCCGGCTGGGAGTCGCCCCTCTGGATTTAGTAACTTACCACCGGAAACCCCTTACACCCTCGGCGCTGGCGATCGCGTCAGAGTTGATGTCTTTGATGTTCCTGAATACAGTGGCGAGTTTGCGGTTTTAGTGGATGGTACCCTGAACCTACCGGTGATTGGTGCCGTTACCGTGCGAGGGCGGACACTGCAACAAGCCAGTGAAACCATTTCTCAACTCTATGCTCGCTACGTGAGGCGTCCCCTTGTCACCGTAGGACTCCTAGCTCCCCGCCCCGTCACGATTGCCGTCGCGGGTGAAGTCAATCGTCCGGGAACTTACACCGCAGGTGCTCAAGGTGGCGCTGGTGCTGGTACAGTCGCAGGACAATTTCCCACCGTCACCCAGGCGATTACTCTGGCGGGTGGCATTACTCAAGCGGCTGCTGTAGGGGAGGTCAAACTCCGGCGTCGTAATTCACCCACAACCTACACCATTAACCTCTGGGCTTTATTAAACCAGGGCGACATCTCCCAAGATGTAGCGTTAAGAGATGGAGACACCCTGTTTATCCCCACGGTTACGGATGTCAATCCCACCGACACTCGGACACTGGCGGATGCTAGTTTCGCCAACCGACAAGCTCAACCGATTAATATTGCGATCGTGGGCGAAGTTGCTCGTCCTGGCCCTTATGAAATCACAGGTGGAGGAGCCGGGACGGGCGGTGCTACAGGCGCAGTCACCGGTGCCACGACGGGTGTAGCGGCAGGCGGAGGCACGGCGGGCGGCCCACCAACGATCACCAAGGCGATTCAAGTGGCTGGAGGGATTACCTCCCAGGCGGATGTACGCTCTGTCACTATCCGGCGTCCAACTCGCTCAGGCCAATCCAAAGTCATTGAGGTCAATTTATGGGAGATGTTGCGTACCGGTGACATCTCTCAAGACGTAATCTTACAAAATGGCGACACCATTACAATTCCTACCGCCACGGCGATTGACCCCGCCGAGGCAACCATACTGGCTGGAGCGAGTATTTCTCCCAATACCATTGTGGTGAACGTGGTTGGGGAAGTGACCCGAGCCGGTGCTATCCCCGTGCCCCCCAACACCCCCTTGAATCAAGCCATACTGGCAGCAGGTGGATTTAACACTCGCGCCAAGAAGAGTAAGGTTGACCTAATTCGCCTCAATCCCAATGGCTCGGTTTCCAAACGAGAAGTTGAGGTCGATTTGGCTCAGGGCATTAATGAAGAAGGTAATCCTACTTTACGCAACAATGATGTTGTGGTTGTCAGACGCTCTACCGTCGCTAGCATTGGGGATACTCTGGGTACGGTTTTGTCACCGATTACTAACTTCTTCGGCTTCTTAAACCTGTTTGGTTTTTAA
- a CDS encoding GumC family protein, with the protein MEMGNIQDPLLPNGNGKRLPSMPLIYPTKPPENPDDDDLNLRQLLTVFKRRALVIAGVAIAVTSGIGFWSFRQEPKYESRFQLLVEPVTAEGGKLNKLAQVPGVTDVPYSVLDYDTQIQVLRSPNLMSPILKEIQKRYPDVSYDSLITSTKLKIGRLEETKILEVRYRDTDAKKVREILHQVARGYLRYSLQERQMNLKKGIEFVDSQLPQLRLRVDKLQADLQAFRQRNELLDPESQSQQLAMRVNTIEQQQVDTQVKIRENQSLYATLTSQLGLQPEQAIATTSLSEAPRYQQLLNQLQEIEAKIAKESARFTEDSPTIVALRNQQRNLLPLLEQESQKVIGTNLQQAGVTNDSPSSIRNQLSQQLVDAANQIQVLQMRQKAIAQAERLLNQQVRQMPVVARQYTDLQRELNVATESLNRFLGVREGLQIEVAQKSLPWEIILKPEVPKFPVSPNNERNLILGAIAGLLLGTVVALMVERLDNVFHSPDELKDRTKLPLLGVIPYSKQLKEIMPAATLADKMPEPEDATPKKGNRRQPQWYKASPFLESFRSLHTNIRFLGSDTPIHSIVISSATPGDGKSTVSVHLAQAAAAMGQRVLLVDADLRLPQVHKVLGLENQIGLSNVIATGCTAKQAIQRLPMWDHLYVLTAGQLPPDPTRLLSSKKMLYLMEQFHAVFDLVIYDTPPVLGLADGQLLAAHTNGVVMVGGLGKTDRSMMMQSLDRLRISNATVLGVVANGVKGYTTQSYYHYQHYYAPTESEVMKAKKLLQKRMG; encoded by the coding sequence ATGGAGATGGGCAATATTCAAGATCCATTACTACCGAATGGCAATGGTAAGCGCTTGCCGTCAATGCCGCTCATCTATCCCACTAAACCGCCAGAGAATCCTGATGATGATGACCTCAATCTTCGGCAGCTATTGACCGTATTCAAGCGTCGTGCCCTTGTCATTGCTGGGGTCGCGATCGCTGTAACTTCGGGAATTGGTTTTTGGAGTTTTCGTCAGGAGCCAAAATACGAAAGTCGCTTCCAGCTTTTGGTCGAACCGGTCACAGCCGAGGGGGGAAAGCTGAACAAATTGGCACAAGTGCCCGGTGTCACTGATGTTCCCTATTCGGTTCTGGATTACGACACGCAAATTCAGGTGCTGCGTAGCCCGAATTTAATGAGTCCCATTCTTAAAGAAATCCAAAAGCGCTATCCCGACGTTAGCTACGATTCCCTAATTACCAGTACTAAGCTCAAAATTGGTCGATTGGAAGAAACAAAAATTCTAGAAGTCCGCTATCGGGACACAGACGCCAAAAAAGTTCGGGAAATCTTACACCAGGTTGCCAGGGGTTATTTGCGCTATTCACTGCAAGAGCGGCAGATGAACCTGAAGAAGGGTATTGAGTTTGTGGATAGTCAATTACCTCAACTACGCCTGCGGGTAGACAAACTCCAAGCTGATCTGCAAGCATTTCGGCAGCGCAACGAACTCCTCGACCCGGAAAGCCAATCCCAACAGCTCGCGATGCGGGTGAATACAATTGAGCAACAGCAGGTAGACACACAAGTCAAGATCAGAGAAAACCAATCTCTGTATGCTACCCTTACGTCACAACTGGGGTTGCAACCGGAGCAGGCGATCGCGACAACTAGCCTCAGTGAAGCTCCTCGCTACCAACAACTCCTCAACCAGCTACAAGAAATTGAAGCCAAAATTGCTAAGGAGTCAGCACGTTTTACGGAAGACAGCCCGACCATTGTTGCCCTACGCAACCAACAGCGCAATCTCCTACCTCTGCTGGAACAAGAATCCCAAAAAGTGATCGGGACGAATCTGCAACAGGCCGGTGTCACCAATGATTCACCGAGTTCGATTCGTAACCAACTGTCACAGCAACTGGTAGATGCCGCTAACCAAATTCAAGTTTTGCAAATGCGACAAAAGGCGATCGCTCAAGCTGAACGCCTGTTAAACCAGCAAGTTAGACAAATGCCGGTGGTTGCTCGCCAATACACCGATTTACAACGAGAACTGAATGTGGCGACGGAGAGCTTAAATCGCTTTCTGGGGGTTCGGGAGGGATTGCAAATTGAAGTTGCCCAGAAATCTCTGCCTTGGGAAATCATTTTAAAACCTGAAGTGCCTAAATTTCCGGTTTCTCCTAATAATGAGCGGAACCTTATTTTAGGTGCGATCGCGGGTTTATTATTGGGCACGGTTGTTGCCTTAATGGTCGAACGTTTAGACAATGTTTTCCACTCTCCCGATGAACTCAAAGACCGCACTAAACTGCCACTGCTGGGTGTCATTCCCTACAGCAAACAACTGAAAGAAATCATGCCTGCGGCTACTTTGGCTGATAAAATGCCAGAGCCAGAAGATGCCACACCCAAAAAGGGCAATCGCCGCCAGCCCCAATGGTATAAAGCATCGCCCTTTTTAGAATCCTTCCGTTCTCTGCATACCAATATTCGCTTTCTGGGTAGTGATACACCTATTCACTCCATTGTGATTAGCTCGGCAACACCAGGCGATGGCAAATCGACCGTTTCCGTTCACCTCGCTCAAGCGGCGGCAGCAATGGGGCAACGGGTACTGCTAGTCGATGCTGACTTGCGCTTACCACAGGTGCATAAAGTTTTGGGCTTGGAAAACCAAATTGGTCTGAGTAACGTAATTGCCACTGGATGTACGGCGAAACAAGCCATCCAGCGATTACCGATGTGGGATCACTTGTATGTCTTAACCGCTGGTCAGCTTCCACCTGACCCCACTCGGCTCCTATCTTCTAAGAAAATGCTGTATCTGATGGAGCAATTTCATGCCGTTTTTGACCTGGTGATTTACGATACACCCCCTGTCCTAGGACTGGCGGATGGTCAACTTTTGGCCGCTCATACCAATGGGGTTGTCATGGTAGGAGGATTGGGTAAAACGGATCGGTCAATGATGATGCAATCCTTAGATCGGCTGAGAATTTCTAACGCTACTGTTTTAGGTGTGGTTGCCAACGGTGTCAAGGGGTATACCACCCAATCTTACTATCATTATCAACACTACTATGCCCCAACTGAATCAGAAGTGATGAAGGCGAAGAAGCTGTTGCAAAAAAGGATGGGTTAA
- a CDS encoding translation initiation factor translates to MTSSKSNRKSSNSQSSSDSQKGDATGNRVVYQEFGSGSKPAATERAVQELPANQQDLRVQASRKGRKGKTVTVISGFQATPETLAKLLKQLKTQCGSGGAVKDNTLEIQGDHTQKLVPLLIQMGYKAKISGG, encoded by the coding sequence ATGACTTCATCAAAATCAAACCGGAAATCGTCTAATTCTCAATCCTCTAGCGATAGCCAAAAAGGGGATGCCACAGGCAATCGTGTTGTTTACCAAGAGTTTGGTTCGGGCAGTAAGCCGGCTGCCACTGAACGAGCTGTTCAAGAACTACCTGCCAATCAACAAGATTTGAGGGTACAAGCTTCCCGTAAGGGACGTAAGGGAAAAACGGTAACCGTCATTAGTGGATTTCAAGCCACGCCCGAAACTTTAGCGAAGTTATTAAAGCAACTCAAAACCCAGTGTGGTAGTGGGGGTGCGGTAAAGGATAATACCCTAGAAATTCAGGGTGACCATACTCAAAAACTTGTTCCACTGCTGATTCAGATGGGTTATAAAGCCAAGATTAGTGGTGGTTAA
- a CDS encoding alpha-amylase/alpha-mannosidase, translated as MSYPLYVAFIWHQHQPLYKCRDRGSGTLGQYRLPWVRLHGTKDYLDLVLLLERYPKLHQTVNLVPSLILQLEDYVAGKAFDPYLEVALTPSEQLNIEQKQFIIEHFFDGNHHTLIDPHPRYRELYGLRQDKGREWCLDNWTLEDFSDLLAWHNLAWIDPLFWDDPEIEGWLKQGRNFTLSDRQRIYSKQREIIGRIIPQHRKMQDAGQLEVTTTPYTHPILPLLADTNAGRRAVPHMNLPQHRFQWEEDIPRHLKKSWTMYQDRFGRTPRGLWPSEQSVSPEVLPYIAQQGFEWICSDEAVLGCTLKHFFHRDEAGNVVDPEVLYRPYRLETPYGPLAIVFRDHRLSDLIGFTYGTMDAKQASSNLVGHLEAISRSLKSRQHEGGTSLENPWLVTIALDGENCWEYYYKDGIPFLESLYQTLSDHSDIKLVTVSEFIEQFPATEIIPSEQLHSGSWVDGSFTTWIGDPAKNRAWDLLTEARQVLANHPEATEENNPEVWEALYAAEGSDWFWWFGEGHSSNHDAIFDQLFREHLSAIYTSLNEPIPRNLKKEVEIHEIRGDHQPESFIHPVINGKGDEQDWDKAGRLEIGGARGTMHRSSAVQRLWYGVDHLNFYLRVDFKSGMQPGKDIPSELHLLWFYPDQIMHNSPAPIAELPEEAPLNYLFHHHLGINLQTASTWFEEAGEHLLWHPRASRAQAAFEQCLEVAVPWADLQISPDYPIRLTLVFADNGIYRTYVPENALVPITVP; from the coding sequence ATGTCTTATCCCTTATACGTCGCTTTTATCTGGCATCAGCACCAACCCTTGTACAAATGTCGCGATCGCGGATCGGGTACTCTAGGGCAATACCGTCTACCTTGGGTGCGGTTACATGGTACAAAAGACTACTTAGATTTAGTGCTACTTTTAGAGCGCTATCCCAAGCTGCATCAGACAGTGAACTTGGTTCCTTCGCTGATTTTGCAGCTCGAAGATTATGTCGCGGGTAAAGCGTTCGATCCCTATCTGGAAGTGGCTTTGACACCCAGCGAACAGCTCAACATCGAACAGAAGCAATTTATCATCGAGCATTTTTTTGATGGCAATCACCACACCCTGATTGACCCCCATCCTCGCTACCGGGAACTGTACGGGTTGCGACAGGACAAAGGAAGGGAATGGTGTCTGGATAATTGGACGCTCGAAGATTTTAGTGACTTGCTGGCGTGGCACAATCTAGCCTGGATTGACCCTCTGTTTTGGGATGACCCAGAGATTGAGGGATGGTTAAAGCAAGGGCGGAATTTTACCTTAAGCGATCGCCAACGCATTTATTCCAAGCAGAGAGAAATCATCGGTCGGATTATTCCCCAGCACCGGAAAATGCAGGATGCCGGTCAGCTAGAAGTGACCACAACACCCTACACCCACCCCATTTTGCCCCTACTGGCAGATACCAATGCAGGGCGTCGGGCTGTCCCTCACATGAACTTGCCCCAACATCGATTTCAGTGGGAAGAAGATATTCCCCGGCACCTGAAGAAATCGTGGACGATGTATCAAGACCGCTTTGGTCGAACTCCGCGTGGGTTGTGGCCTTCGGAGCAGTCCGTTAGCCCTGAGGTTTTACCTTACATTGCTCAACAAGGGTTTGAGTGGATTTGCTCCGATGAGGCGGTGTTGGGGTGTACGCTGAAGCACTTCTTCCACCGGGATGAGGCCGGGAATGTGGTAGATCCGGAGGTACTCTACCGTCCCTATCGCCTGGAAACCCCTTATGGCCCTCTGGCGATCGTATTCCGAGACCATCGCTTATCGGATTTAATTGGTTTTACTTATGGAACCATGGATGCGAAGCAGGCTTCTAGCAACTTGGTGGGACATTTAGAAGCAATTTCTCGTTCTTTAAAATCTCGGCAACATGAAGGTGGCACCTCCTTAGAAAACCCATGGTTGGTCACCATTGCTCTAGATGGGGAAAATTGCTGGGAGTATTATTACAAAGACGGCATCCCCTTCCTAGAATCGCTTTATCAGACCCTAAGCGACCATTCAGATATCAAGCTGGTAACGGTGAGTGAATTTATCGAACAGTTTCCAGCCACCGAAATTATTCCATCAGAACAACTCCACAGTGGTTCCTGGGTGGATGGTAGCTTCACCACTTGGATTGGAGACCCTGCCAAAAATCGAGCTTGGGACTTGCTGACAGAAGCACGGCAAGTCTTAGCGAATCATCCAGAAGCGACGGAAGAAAATAACCCAGAAGTTTGGGAAGCCTTGTATGCGGCGGAAGGTTCAGATTGGTTCTGGTGGTTTGGCGAGGGTCATTCCTCTAACCACGATGCCATATTCGACCAGTTATTCCGGGAACATCTCAGCGCCATTTACACCAGCTTGAATGAGCCGATTCCTCGCAATCTTAAAAAAGAGGTAGAAATCCACGAAATTCGGGGAGACCATCAACCCGAAAGTTTCATTCACCCTGTGATCAATGGCAAGGGAGATGAGCAGGATTGGGATAAGGCGGGTCGTCTGGAGATTGGGGGCGCACGAGGTACAATGCACCGCAGCAGTGCAGTTCAGCGCCTATGGTACGGGGTCGATCACCTCAACTTTTACCTGCGCGTTGACTTCAAGAGTGGGATGCAACCGGGTAAGGACATTCCCTCAGAATTGCACCTGTTGTGGTTTTACCCCGATCAAATTATGCACAACAGTCCTGCACCGATCGCAGAATTGCCGGAAGAGGCACCGTTGAACTATCTGTTCCACCACCATCTAGGGATTAATTTGCAAACGGCCTCAACTTGGTTTGAGGAAGCTGGGGAGCATCTACTTTGGCATCCCAGAGCCAGTCGTGCTCAAGCTGCATTTGAGCAGTGCTTGGAGGTGGCAGTGCCTTGGGCCGATTTACAAATTAGCCCCGATTATCCGATACGGCTGACTTTAGTTTTTGCTGATAATGGGATTTACCGTACTTATGTACCGGAGAATGCTTTGGTTCCCATTACGGTACCGTAG
- a CDS encoding NifU family protein, protein MSQAMALTPENVETVLDDLRPYLMADGGNVELVELDGPIVRLRLQGACGSCPSSTMTLRMGIERRLREFIPEIAEVEQVM, encoded by the coding sequence ATGTCCCAAGCAATGGCGCTAACTCCTGAGAACGTCGAAACAGTTTTGGATGACTTGCGTCCCTACTTGATGGCGGATGGTGGAAATGTCGAACTCGTCGAGTTAGATGGCCCGATTGTTAGACTTCGGCTTCAAGGTGCCTGCGGGTCTTGCCCCAGTTCAACCATGACCCTGAGAATGGGGATTGAGCGGCGCTTACGCGAATTCATCCCAGAAATTGCTGAAGTTGAGCAAGTCATGTAG